From Lepisosteus oculatus isolate fLepOcu1 chromosome 8, fLepOcu1.hap2, whole genome shotgun sequence, one genomic window encodes:
- the LOC102696185 gene encoding protein delta homolog 1 gives MDFSTLHSLLAVCLLFLLTVCISDGTECIGCNPENGFCETSGECRCRPGWRGQTCDQCVLYPGCLHGTCQKPWQCICEEGWVGSQCDRNIHSCMSQPCSNNSTCIETGNGGYICICAHGYTGKNCQQKMGPCFTNGSPCQNGGTCQDYNGSALHPSCLCPPGFNGNFCEIDLDDCESSPCVNGGTCVDHGPDYTCLCPGRFSGKNCNDTLVPCVSHPCENGGRCLQHTDGNFHCVCKPGFTGKACSSHRVKASRPPDKEPSHVQHYSLPSHVFHKMLHHQDREVLKITMKETVHSSNSLINKSQVICFIVLGLLTCLVVLGTTGIVFFNKCEMWMANAKYSQLVRKQRNHFLKANNGEEHSMNIILPEKIKLTNYGKHYTSI, from the exons ATGGATTTTTCGACTCTTCACTCTCTACTCGCAGTCTGCCTTTTGTTCCTTCTAACAGTCTGCATCAGCGATG GTACAGAATGTATTGGTTGCAATCCAGAGAACGGCTTCTGTGAGACATCTGGAGAGTGCAG GTGCAGACCCGGGTGGCGAGGTCAGACCTGCGATCAGTGCGTGCTGTACCCCGGCTGCTTACACGGGACCTGCCAGAAACCGTGGCAGTGCATATGTGAAGAGGGATGGGTGGGGAGTCAGTGTGACAGAA ACATCCACTCCTGTATGTCACAGCCCTGTTCTAATAACTCCACATGCATTGAAACTGGCAACGGAGGATACATCTGTATATGCGCACATGGGTACACAGGGAAAAACTGTCAGCAGAAGATGGGACCGTGCTTCACTAACGG GTCTCCGTGCCAAAATGGAGGAACCTGCCAAGATTATAACGGGTCTGCATTGCACCCCTCCTGCTTGTGCCCCCCGGGTTTCAACGGAAATTTCTGTGAAATTGATTTGGATGACTGTGAATCCAGCCCTTGTGTTAATGGTGGGACCTGTGTAGACCATGGGCCTGATTACACCTGCCTTTGTCCTGGGAGATTCAGTGGAAAAAACTGCAATGACACTCTGGTTCCTTGTGTCAGCCATCCGTGTGAAAATGGTGGGAGGTGCCTACAACATACAGATGGGAATTTCCACTGTGTCTGCAAGCCAGGGTTTACAGGAAAAGCTTGCAGCTCCCACAGGGTCAAAGCTTCCAGACCCCCTGATAAAGAGCCCAGCCATGTTCAGCACTACAGCTTGCCTTCTCAcgtctttcacaaaatgttgcATCATCAGGATCGGGAAGTCCTGAAGATCACCATGAAAGAAACAGTCCACAGCTCCAACTCCCTCATCAACAAAAGCCAAGTCATCTGCTTCATTGTGCTGGGTTTACTGACCTGTCTTGTTGTTCTGGGCACAACTGGAATCGTTTTCTTCAACAAATGTGAGATGTGGATGGCCAATGCCAAATACAGCCAGCTTGTGCGAAAGCAGAGGAATCATTTCTTAAAAGCCAACAATGGGGAGGAGCATTCCATGAACATTATTTTGCCAGAGAAAATTAAATTGACCAACTATGGAAAACATTACACATCAATCTGA